In Rahnella sikkimica, the following are encoded in one genomic region:
- a CDS encoding sensor domain-containing diguanylate cyclase — MSAFVTLANSFYASYRVQRQLLIDNTLEENRVYATKLAASTEQFIKSMQKQLAYSAVIAASHFDDPAVLQSETARLKYQTDSFNSVVITNSQGKVLATSPDSLQLVGHVLTTQGALEALKERRPLISKPYISAAQNLVIVISTPVFTADGKYLGYIGGTIYLKQKSILNELLGEHFYRDGSYITVLDEDRRILYHRDPNRIGEVMPPRPMTEVVKTATNGSLMVEGAAGEMLAGYAVVPSSGWDIVTLRPTDATLKPLDGLMVKVLKHLTPLAVLTLIFVWLFSRLIARPLWLLARNANEMDNPDVSLNIRDIPSWYFESNQLKRALLIGISLLQKKIGKLKFEAQTDPMTGLFNRRGLAMTLESVAQVRQQFSVIALDIDDFKSINDSYGHDVGDEVIKSMAEQIRHNARETDILCRVGGEEFLVLLPRTALAEAEMIAERLRENVESLVLPGIRPITISLGVAHWHYLQGEPDTSLKRADEALYKAKQDGRNRVVVSLE, encoded by the coding sequence ATGAGCGCTTTCGTGACCTTAGCGAACAGCTTTTATGCCAGCTACCGCGTTCAGCGTCAGTTGCTGATAGACAATACGCTCGAAGAAAATCGCGTTTATGCGACGAAACTGGCGGCCAGCACCGAACAGTTTATCAAAAGCATGCAAAAGCAACTGGCCTACAGCGCAGTGATAGCGGCAAGCCACTTTGACGATCCTGCTGTTCTTCAGTCCGAAACCGCACGCCTCAAATATCAGACGGACAGCTTCAATTCCGTGGTGATCACCAATTCGCAGGGAAAGGTGCTGGCGACTTCGCCGGATAGCCTGCAATTGGTCGGGCATGTTCTTACGACGCAGGGTGCGCTTGAAGCCCTGAAAGAAAGGCGTCCGCTGATCAGCAAACCTTACATTTCTGCCGCCCAAAATTTGGTCATTGTCATTTCAACGCCTGTCTTCACCGCTGATGGGAAATACCTTGGGTATATCGGCGGAACCATCTATCTGAAGCAGAAAAGCATCTTGAATGAACTGTTAGGCGAACATTTTTATCGTGACGGTTCATACATTACGGTGCTCGACGAAGACCGGCGCATTCTTTATCACCGTGATCCCAACCGTATTGGTGAGGTGATGCCGCCGCGTCCGATGACTGAAGTGGTCAAAACCGCCACCAACGGCAGCCTGATGGTGGAAGGGGCTGCGGGAGAAATGCTGGCAGGCTATGCGGTTGTGCCTTCTTCGGGCTGGGATATTGTGACGTTACGCCCAACCGATGCCACGCTGAAACCGCTCGATGGTCTGATGGTCAAGGTGCTTAAACACCTGACGCCGCTGGCCGTTCTGACATTAATTTTTGTCTGGCTGTTCTCGCGACTGATTGCCCGTCCGCTGTGGTTGCTGGCGCGAAATGCAAATGAAATGGATAACCCGGATGTATCCCTCAATATCCGCGATATCCCCTCGTGGTACTTCGAATCTAACCAGCTGAAACGTGCGCTGTTGATTGGCATCAGTTTGCTGCAGAAAAAGATCGGGAAGCTGAAATTTGAAGCGCAAACTGACCCGATGACCGGGTTGTTCAACCGGCGCGGGCTGGCCATGACACTGGAGTCTGTGGCACAGGTGCGTCAGCAATTTTCAGTGATTGCTCTGGATATCGATGACTTCAAATCTATCAACGATTCCTATGGTCATGATGTCGGCGATGAAGTGATCAAATCAATGGCGGAACAGATTCGCCATAATGCGCGGGAAACTGACATTTTGTGCCGGGTTGGCGGAGAGGAATTTCTCGTCCTGCTGCCGCGTACGGCGCTGGCTGAAGCCGAAATGATTGCTGAACGTCTGCGTGAAAATGTTGAAAGTCTGGTGCTGCCGGGTATCCGGCCAATCACTATTTCTCTGGGCGTGGCGCACTGGCATTATTTGCAGGGCGAACCGGACACGTCGCTGAAAAGGGCTGACGAAGCGCTGTATAAAGCGAAACAGGATGGCCGCAACCGCGTTGTGGTCTCACTGGAATAA
- the icd gene encoding NADP-dependent isocitrate dehydrogenase → MESKVVVPAEGKKITVDAQGKLVIPNNPVIPFIEGDGIGVDVTPAMIKVVDAAVQKAYKGERKISWMEIYTGEKSVELYGKDVWLPEETLDLIRDYRVAIKGPLTTPVGGGIRSLNVALRQQLDLYICLRPVRYYTGTPSPVKRPEDTDMVIFRENSEDIYAGIEWKAGSAEADKVIKFLQDEMGVKKIRFPQECGIGIKPCSEEGTKRLVRAAIEYTITNDRDSLTLVHKGNIMKFTEGAFKDWGYQLAREEFGGELIDGGPWVKIKNPNNGKDIIIKDVIADAFLQQILLRPAEYDVIACMNLNGDYISDALAAQVGGIGIAPGANIGSDCALFEATHGTAPKYAGQDKVNPGSIILSAEMMLRHMEWFEAADLIVKGMEGAIAAKTVTYDFERLMEGAKLRKCSEFADDMIANM, encoded by the coding sequence ATGGAAAGCAAAGTCGTTGTTCCGGCTGAAGGTAAAAAGATTACAGTAGACGCTCAGGGTAAACTGGTCATTCCTAATAATCCTGTTATCCCATTCATTGAAGGTGATGGCATCGGTGTTGACGTGACGCCTGCCATGATCAAAGTCGTTGATGCGGCTGTTCAGAAAGCCTACAAAGGCGAGCGTAAAATCTCCTGGATGGAAATCTACACCGGCGAGAAATCCGTAGAACTGTACGGCAAGGACGTATGGCTACCAGAAGAAACTCTGGACCTGATCCGTGACTACCGTGTTGCTATCAAAGGCCCACTGACCACTCCGGTTGGCGGCGGCATTCGCTCCCTGAACGTGGCACTTCGCCAGCAACTCGACCTGTACATCTGTCTGCGTCCGGTTCGTTATTACACCGGCACACCAAGCCCGGTGAAGCGTCCTGAAGATACCGACATGGTGATCTTCCGTGAAAACTCCGAAGATATCTACGCAGGTATCGAGTGGAAAGCCGGTTCTGCTGAAGCAGACAAAGTCATCAAATTCCTGCAAGACGAAATGGGCGTGAAGAAAATCCGTTTCCCACAGGAATGTGGTATCGGTATCAAACCTTGCTCCGAAGAAGGGACCAAACGTCTGGTTCGTGCGGCGATTGAATACACCATCACCAACGACCGCGATTCACTGACTTTGGTTCACAAAGGCAACATCATGAAGTTCACCGAAGGTGCCTTCAAGGATTGGGGCTACCAGCTGGCGCGTGAAGAGTTCGGCGGTGAGCTGATCGACGGCGGCCCTTGGGTTAAAATCAAGAACCCGAACAACGGCAAAGACATCATCATCAAAGACGTTATTGCTGATGCATTCCTGCAACAGATCCTGCTGCGTCCGGCTGAATACGACGTAATCGCCTGTATGAACCTGAACGGTGACTACATCTCCGACGCCCTGGCGGCGCAGGTTGGCGGCATCGGTATCGCACCGGGTGCAAACATTGGTTCTGATTGCGCACTGTTCGAAGCCACTCACGGTACTGCACCGAAATATGCCGGTCAGGACAAAGTGAACCCGGGTTCAATCATTCTGTCCGCAGAAATGATGCTGCGTCATATGGAATGGTTCGAAGCCGCAGACCTGATCGTCAAAGGCATGGAAGGCGCAATCGCGGCTAAAACTGTGACTTACGATTTCGAACGTCTGATGGAAGGCGCTAAGCTGCGTAAATGTAGCGAGTTTGCCGACGACATGATCGCCAATATGTAA
- the rluE gene encoding 23S rRNA pseudouridine(2457) synthase RluE — translation MNPLSFKNHHVKRFSKRPAKEQSAPKGPRKVILFNKPFDVLPQFTDEAGRATLKDYISLTDVYAAGRLDRDSEGLLVLTNDGKLQAALTQPGKRTGKIYYVQVEGEPDTAAVEALRHGITLKDGPTLPAGAEIVDEPEWIWARNPPIRERKAIPTAWLKITLYEGRNRQVRRMTAHVGFPTLRLIRYSMGEFSLGDLQPGQWKEIPHV, via the coding sequence ATGAACCCGCTATCTTTTAAAAATCACCACGTTAAACGTTTCAGCAAAAGGCCTGCCAAAGAACAATCTGCCCCAAAAGGGCCGAGAAAGGTGATTCTTTTCAATAAACCGTTTGATGTACTGCCACAATTCACTGATGAGGCGGGTCGGGCCACACTTAAAGATTACATTTCATTAACAGATGTTTATGCCGCCGGACGCCTTGACCGGGACAGCGAAGGTTTACTGGTGCTGACCAACGATGGCAAACTGCAAGCTGCACTGACACAGCCAGGTAAACGCACCGGCAAGATTTACTACGTGCAGGTCGAGGGAGAGCCGGATACCGCTGCCGTCGAAGCATTACGCCACGGTATCACGCTGAAAGATGGCCCTACCCTGCCCGCCGGTGCAGAAATTGTCGATGAGCCGGAATGGATCTGGGCACGCAATCCGCCAATCCGCGAACGAAAAGCCATCCCGACAGCCTGGCTGAAAATTACATTGTACGAGGGAAGGAACCGTCAGGTTCGTCGCATGACGGCGCATGTCGGTTTCCCGACGTTACGCCTGATCCGTTACAGCATGGGCGAATTTTCCCTCGGCGACTTACAACCCGGTCAATGGAAGGAGATCCCGCATGTTTAA
- a CDS encoding NUDIX hydrolase: MFKPHVTVACVVQAQGKFLVVEETIHGKVTWNQPAGHLEADETLVSAAKRELYEETGIHAEPQSFLGLHQWQAPDGTPFLRFAFVIDLPEILDTAPQDADIDQCRWVTAEEIIGSAQLRSPLVAESIRCYQESPRYPLEILRNFNLPE, encoded by the coding sequence ATGTTTAAACCGCACGTCACCGTCGCCTGCGTCGTTCAGGCACAGGGAAAGTTTCTGGTTGTTGAAGAAACCATTCACGGGAAAGTGACCTGGAACCAACCTGCTGGCCATCTCGAAGCGGACGAAACGCTGGTCAGCGCAGCAAAACGTGAACTGTACGAAGAAACCGGTATTCACGCCGAACCGCAGTCTTTTCTCGGGCTGCATCAATGGCAGGCGCCGGACGGCACGCCGTTTCTGCGTTTCGCGTTTGTGATTGATTTACCGGAAATTCTGGACACTGCGCCGCAGGATGCCGATATCGATCAGTGCCGCTGGGTCACTGCCGAAGAAATTATCGGCTCGGCTCAGTTGCGCTCGCCGCTGGTGGCGGAAAGCATCCGTTGTTATCAGGAATCTCCGCGTTACCCTCTGGAAATCCTGCGCAATTTTAATTTGCCGGAGTAA